The sequence AGATCGACGAGGCCTGGCTCGAGGGCGTCGAGCGCGTCAGTGTCACCTCCGGCGCCTCGGTGCCCGACGACCTGGTGCAGGGCGTGCTGGACTACCTCGCCGACCGGGGGTACCCGGCCGCGAAGGCGGTCAACACCGCCGAGGAGTCGCTGGTCTTCTCACTGCCCAAGGAGCTGCGCCGCGACATGAAGGCCGCCGGCAGGGCCTGAGGCGCGCGATGGCACGCTTCCTCGACCTCCACCCGGACAACCCGCAGCCCCGCGGGCTGCAGCAGATCGTCGACGCGCTGCACGACGACGCCCTGATCGCCTACCCGACCGACTCGGGCTACGCCCTCGGGTGCCGGGTGGGCAACCGCGAGGGCCGGGACCGGATCCTGCGGATCCGCGGCCTGGACGACAAGCACCACTTCACGCTGGTGTGCCGCGACTTCTCCCAGATGGGGCAGCTGGTCCACGTCGACAACGCCGCGTTCCGCGCCATCAAGGCCGCGACGCCCGGTCCCTACACCTTCATCCTGCCCGCGATGCCCGAGGTCCCGCGTCGGCTGATGCACCCAAAGAAGCGCACCGTCGGTGCCCGGATCTCCGGCCACACCTTCGTGCAGCACCTGCTGGAGAAGCTGGAGGAGCCGCTGCTGTCCAGCTCGCTGATCCTCCCCGGCGAGACCGAGCCCCGCACGATCGGCTGGGAGATCAAGGAGGAGCTCGACAACGAGGTCGACATCGTGGTCGAGTGCGGCGAGACCTCGGCCGAGCCGACGACCGTCGTCAGCTGGGTGGACGGCGTACCCGAGGTCCTGCGGCGCGGCGCGGGCGACCCCGACCGGTTCGTCTGAGCCCAGCCCGAACACCGGGGAGCACCGCGTGAGCTGAGTGCACCCGATCCTCCCCGATCTGGGCTTGGTGCGATCTCGGCCACGTGCTTTCATCCACACTGCGCGGTCTGATGGCTTGTCGGTGCCCTGCGCGGGTCGCGCTCGTGTCGAAGAAGGCGCCGCGGACGCGGTCGGCGAAGACGGGTGAGCCGAGGACGACGATGCGCAGGCCGCGGTTCAGCTCG comes from Nocardioides panacisoli and encodes:
- a CDS encoding L-threonylcarbamoyladenylate synthase yields the protein MARFLDLHPDNPQPRGLQQIVDALHDDALIAYPTDSGYALGCRVGNREGRDRILRIRGLDDKHHFTLVCRDFSQMGQLVHVDNAAFRAIKAATPGPYTFILPAMPEVPRRLMHPKKRTVGARISGHTFVQHLLEKLEEPLLSSSLILPGETEPRTIGWEIKEELDNEVDIVVECGETSAEPTTVVSWVDGVPEVLRRGAGDPDRFV